A stretch of DNA from Candidatus Pantoea bituminis:
TAGTACAAATTGACGGCGTACTGACACAGCAGGGCGCAGTATCCGCAGCCCCGTTTGGTAGCGCTTCAATTCTGCCAATCAGCTGGATGTATATCCGCATGATGGGCGCTGAAGGTCTGAAGCAGGCGAGTTCTGTCGCGATTCTGAATGCCAACTACATCGCCAGCCGTTTGCAATCCGCTTATCCGATTCTCTACACCGGCCGTGATGGTCGCGTGGCGCATGAATGTATTCTCGACATTCGTCCGCTGAAAGAGCAAACCGGCATCAGCGAGCTGGACATCGCTAAGCGTCTAATCGACTACGGCTTCCATGCTCCAACTATGTCCTTCCCGGTTGCCGGCACGCTGATGGTTGAGCCAACCGAGTCTGAAGGCAAAGTGGAGTTGGATCGCTTTATCGACGCGATGCTGTCAATTCGCATGGAAATTGATCGCGTAGCCGACGGCGAATGGCCTGCGGAAGATAACCCGTTGGTCAACGCGCCGCACACCCAGATGGAAATTGTTGGCGAATGGGCGCATCCGTACAGCCGCGAACTGGCGGTATTCCCGGCAGGTAATCACAACAAATACTGGCCGACGGTAAAACGTCTGGATGATGTGTTTGGGGATCGTAATTTGTTCTGTTCCTGTGTACCGATGAGCGAGTACCAATAATTTACCCGTCCTACCCGTCATACTTCGCGCTGCAGATGCGTTGGCTGCGTTAGCTCACCCCGGTCACTTACTTATGTAAGCTCCCGGGGATGAACTCACTTGCCGCCTTCCTGCAACGCGAATTATTTAGGGTAAATATTGTGTTAATGAACAAGATTTACTCGCCATTCTTAGTGCAGCAGATGTACTGGCTATGAATTATTTAGGGTAAAAGGCGTGATCTCCTTTAATTTAAGGACCGATTCTTCGGTCCTTTTTTTATGGAGGCAATAATGGAACTTGCATTAGTCACAGGTGCCAGTCGAGGTATTGGTCGCGCGACAGCGTTAATGCTGGCAGCAAAAGGCTATCGGGTAGCGGTCAATTATCGTCAGCGTGAAGCGGAAGCGTTACGTGTGGTGGAAGAAATTCAGCAGCAGGGCGGCGACGCTTTTGCGGTACAAGCTGATATCGGCAATGAAGATCAGTTGATGGCGATGTTTGAACGGCTGGATGAACAAGACGCACCGTTGACCGTACTGGTTAACAATGCCGGTATTCTGTTCAAGCAGTGTCGCGTGGAACAACTCGATGCGGCACGTATTCAACAGGTGTTTGCTACCAATGTCACAGGCACCTTTCTCTGCTGTCGTGAAGCGGTAAAACGTATGGGAACCCATCATGGCGGAAAAGGAGGAGCCATCGTCAATGTCTCTTCTGCGGCATCACGGTTGGGGGCACCGAATGAATATGTCGATTATGCAGCCTCAAAAGGCGCAATGGACACGCTAACAAAAGGGCTATCGCTGGAAGTTGAGCAGCAGGGCATTCGGGTAAACGCGGTTCGGCCAGGACTGATTTACACTGAAATGCATGCTGATGGGGGTGAACCGGGCCGAGTTGATCGGCTAAGCAGTGCACTTCCAATCGGGCGCGGCGGTCAGGCGGAAGAGATTGCTGAAGCGATAGTCTGGTTAGCCAGCGATGCCGCTTCCTACATCACCGGAAGCTTTATTGATGCTGCAGGCGGTCGCTAAGACAACAACGCCGCAGAGATAAGCTGCGGCGTTTTCGCTTTAAGCAATCGTTCTAATTTTCTGCGTTAAAGAACTTCACCGTTGCTGGTAATCACTTGTTGATACCAGTTAAAGCTTTTCTTCTTCGAGCGTGAAAAATCACCGCTGCCATCATCGTTTTTATTCACGTGAATAAAGCCGTAACGCTTATCATACTGACCGGTGGTGAAAGAGACGCAATCCAGGCAGCCCCACGGCGTATAGCCCATTAAATCAACACCATCGTGCGTCACCGCTTTTTTCATCTCTTCGATGTGCGCGCGCAAATAGTCGATGCGGTAGTCATCTTCGATCACGCCTTGCGCGTTTGGTTTATCAATGGCGCCAAAGCCATTTTCCACGATAAACAGCGGCTTCTGATAGCGCTCGTAGAGTTCGTTTAACGCGTAACGCAAACCCACTGGATCAATCTGCCAGCCCCAATCGGACGCTTTAACGTGTGGGTTTTTCACCACGCCTTCAAAACCGGTAATCGGGTCATCAACGCCGCGGGCGTCCGTTTTCACCGCGTTGCTCATGTAATAGCTGAAGCCAACGTAGTCAGCACAGC
This window harbors:
- a CDS encoding SDR family oxidoreductase — its product is MELALVTGASRGIGRATALMLAAKGYRVAVNYRQREAEALRVVEEIQQQGGDAFAVQADIGNEDQLMAMFERLDEQDAPLTVLVNNAGILFKQCRVEQLDAARIQQVFATNVTGTFLCCREAVKRMGTHHGGKGGAIVNVSSAASRLGAPNEYVDYAASKGAMDTLTKGLSLEVEQQGIRVNAVRPGLIYTEMHADGGEPGRVDRLSSALPIGRGGQAEEIAEAIVWLASDAASYITGSFIDAAGGR